One segment of Lolium rigidum isolate FL_2022 unplaced genomic scaffold, APGP_CSIRO_Lrig_0.1 contig_50432_1, whole genome shotgun sequence DNA contains the following:
- the LOC124681636 gene encoding uncharacterized protein LOC124681636: protein MRIRKRTPARAASPGPTRHRAESPPPQQQLKERPHEKEVEEDKASLPVVGVGEEEDLVPAASERSATGVQKQKPDSEPATHGASTAALPARCTRNDGKRWRCKNEAVPGYMLCDGHMAWSTRRRRRPRASNKNRSGRVKHEAAMEASNLPCDGGGDEFSYYGGGGFQPGSPKRARNGGARPAP, encoded by the exons ATGAGGATCCGTAAGCGCACGCCAGCCAGGGCCGCCTCACCGGGACCGACGCGCCACCGCGCCGAATCCCCACCGCCGCAGCAGCAGCTCAAG GAGAGGCCCCACgagaaggaggtggaggaggataaAGCAAGCCTGCCCGTCGTCGGAGTCGGAGAGGAAGAAGACCTGGTACCAGCCGCTTCCGAGAGAAG CGCAACGGGCGTTCAGAAACAGAAACCGGATTCAGAGCCGGCCACGCACGGCGCCAGCACGGCGGCGCTGCCCGCGAGGTGCACCCGGAACGACGGGAAGCGCTGGCGCTGCAAGAACGAGGCCGTGCCGGGGTACATGCTCTGCGACGGCCACATGGCGTGGTCGACACGCAGGCGGCGCAGGCCCAGGGCCAGCAACAAGAATCGCAGCGGCCGCGTCAAGCACGAGGCGGCCATGGAGGCTAGTAACCTGCcatgcgacggtggcggcgacgaGTTCAGCTATTATGGAGGTGGCGGGTTCCAGCCGGGCTCCCCAAAGCGGGCGAGGAATGGTGGAGCTAGGCCCGCTCCGTGA